The region ATTTTGATCATCACTCGATCAAAGCTTTTGCATTATTGAAGCTTATTAATTAAGGTAATTAATTTCGCAAGAAGTTACAATGTTCACCTGCTATatcattttatataattacTAAATTACAgactttcaataaataaacaataacaatatattataaataaattcaacttACGATTCGTTGAGGAATAATTCAGTTACCAACGTAACGTGTTTTCAGCAACCTTGCATTGCTATTTCTAATCACCTGCACATAGTAATCGTTATCATCTCTATACGTACCAATCTTTCCGTTTAATTGAGTGGCAATCAATTGACGTGGCCCTGAGAGTCCTCCTAATTTCCAAACACCATCGGATTGGAATATTAAGGGCTCTCCTGTTGGAGCCACTTCCATTAGAAGAAACTCTGAACCAGGTAGGGTATATTCTTCGAATTGACCCCACGTATCATATCGTAGTATTATCGTATCCCAAGTCAACTGCACAGCGAGCCAGAGTGAGCCAGATGACACAATAGCAGATGCTTGCGTAGCCCCAGGTAGGTTGAAACCTGAAAATGTCGTTTgctaaattaatttctttaacAGTTAAGTAGCGAATTCTAGTAAGGCTCGATAGTTTGCAGATATTCAGGCTGTCCGAAAAGTTAGTTAATTCAGCGGATATTTTTCTGAAGGATGCAAACTGTGAAACACAAACCGGCGACTTGACGAAATTTCTTCTCCACATGCTCGTAAGTATAGATCCATACACCGCCATTAGGATCTGAGGTTGCAACAACAACTAGTGGAATTCCCTCCAATTGAAAAACTTGGCTGAATAATACTCTGCTGGAGTTCGGAGGGAAGGTAAGAAGTTGAACTGTTTCTCCATCACATGTTAGTACGCCAATTTTGAACAAACAGTTTCCTAGACCTTCAAAAAGTACCGCATGAAATATGGATGAGCCTGAGGTCAAAGCCGTAGAGTTTACTTTAATCAGTTCTAATTTATCACAATACCAAGCTCGTCCtatttcaaaatgtaaaaaaaataaaaattagtacaGATCAGTTGTGAAACCTTTGTtgtgaaaagttttgtttgctaaaaaataaaataatctaaCTTACGTGACAATGATATATGAATTTGTTTTGCGACGTAACTAAGTTCCACCATTCTGGCACTGACTAATTCTAAATCCAAAGTAAGTCGATCCAAGTTTTTAAGTTCCACCCCATGGAACAGTCTATTTACTGCAGCATGTCCCATTATCGTGACATCACCCTTCATTATGATCTGAGACTTTATTATTTGAACTTGTTTATTCTTCTTCAACTGATGCTTCACCAGAGATGACAGATCGATGTCATTTACTTGACCATCAATGACAATTTTTGACGTAATTATAGTcccatgaattttttttgtcccacCTACTTGCTGGGATATTGATTTCAGAAGATACTTCTTCATTGCGCACCCATTCACCATTCCATCCACTCTGTTGAGATACGTTGAATTgaggtaattaattttcacgacGAATATTAAATGTACTTTCTAAGTCTACAAATAAAAGATCCGTGGTATCCAttagaataaaatacatacTGCAAAGGCTTCAGTAGCGTAATATTTGCAAAGGTTTTCAATCCCCTAACAATGATTGGTTTTCCATTATTTAATACACTCAAGGTATTTGTCTGCCAGCTACCAAAATTGAAACCACCATTAAAGTTTTCAGCATGCAATGACAACACAGTTTTCTTCCCAGTAATTATGTTTTCTTTGACGTCGAAACGTACAATGTCAATAGACAAATCTTTCCCATTAATTTTACTTTGAGTGTTTAAATCATCTGAAATGATTTTCAGTTATAAGATTACAGCAAGAAGAGCTTGCTAGCGAAatcaaactgaaaatttcagtaaaaaagTTTTAGATTCACTTACCTAACACTATTAATGTTTGGAAGTGCATAGCATTTGAGACAGTTTGACTACTGTCTCTTTTTAACGAGTGTTCGACTAGTTCAGCTAAAAAAGATGCGGATGCCAAGAGTGACAAACCttttgtacatataatattcggaatttttgccttttttaaataaacattttcatatatttcCTGCGATCTGGTTCGACTAAGCAACCACTTCGAGATTTGATTCCAGGGTCCATAATTTTGTGTATTCAGCCATCCCTAATAGAATAGATTGTAATTCTGATGAGTAcaatatgtacataaaaatcAGTGCAATTTCTAAACACTACAAGTTTACAGAAATATAAGTACTAACTAATATTTGTACGGGTCCTTTGAATACGGCATGCCTAAGATCAAATAGTGCATTGGAGAGAATGCAGGGCTTATTGATGAACCAAATATTATCGAAAAGTTTTTGCAAGGTGAGACCGTTGatactttgaatttttggtTCTACTGCAAACGTGATTGAACCTGCAAACAAGAATTGTTGGTACTCTGTTCCGCAACTTGGAAATTACTATATTTACTTACCTTTTACAATTAAATTGGTAGGTGTGTTGCTAGATGAATAAGTGAAGGAATAGGGTAATATTAAATTGGCAGATTTCAGGCTTCCTGCAATTATTTTTGTGCCCATGTTACGAGTTCCTGAAAGATCAATGGGAGCTACCAAGGTCTTGAACGTACGTGCTACCAATCCACCAGCTGAaagaattttacatttttgaagaAGATAGATTTATTCCaataaaaagaacaagaataGGAAACTACATACCAAATGCAATGTTAGTTAGAGACGCAGTTTCATCCAACTTAACAATATTCTGTGCCAAAGCAGAAATATTTTCCTGATTCAAGGTTTCAAAATATATGTTTCctttcgaaatgaaatttttcgcatTGGTTATGGAAGGTGGTACGAATCCTTTGGCAGCCAGCAGATGTTTGATATCTAAATTTGATGCATTTACGACACCATTAATAGTACCCGGATTACGCCAAGCATTCATGGCAACCCACAGTCCTAAAAGATAAAAGGTTGATTTTGAATATACTAccaattttttcgtattctCATTTATAATAGTTTATAATTGTAGTGAATTTACTCACTTTGAAAATCAATCCCAGCAATATCATCAAGCAATGCTTGGTGAACTTCAACAGTTcctgagaaaattttcgatgcTAGATTTAATTTGTTGGCCGTTGTTATTGTAGCTGTATCCATTATAGTTGAACTTAATGTGGAAGCACCAAAAATTTGTACAGCTTTCAAAGTCTTAGCTGAAGCCTCATCAACTTCTACAGACCATGTTTCAATGTTTGCGATTGTCGCCTCTAAGGCACAAAAAGAGCTCTGAAACCTAAAGAAGagcaattcaaatatttaaataaaacttaTTTACATGTAATTACATCACTGATTAGCAACCTTTGCACATACTTTGGAAGAGGCAAAGCATCGTAAGATAAACTTGTAATAATAACATCATTTGGACTGCGTTTAGTGCcagtgatattttttacatggT is a window of Neodiprion fabricii isolate iyNeoFabr1 chromosome 6, iyNeoFabr1.1, whole genome shotgun sequence DNA encoding:
- the LOC124184235 gene encoding uncharacterized protein LOC124184235 isoform X1; translation: MPKYWILFAIVICIIKSSSAFEIKGLQNDLLLVENFFQKLTTDHGSILPGQDLTKAFDAKIAKFLQMTQRPLGWRHRRHLDGHVARLNNGIGVLKGFSGIFEDPFPNSLAISIFAYYNGNELQWFTVTLDASLISLYRYNGNQFEKACYYLLTGGSHLIADCSEFGCVFVIGKIDGSVTILRLQREVHKYILHPVQDLEGLGDVRLSIWHGMNQMFLGIASNANVSIYQWLGEHFDSIQVLNYGTGKLTPFKIGGSMYLTITGTQTTTVLKFILQSNVFVLTQRLPPANDAESFYMEKGHQREHYLALSNQDSTIMYKFVHDHFVPFQNIENADWISSITTKETVVLLALKRGLLKIYQYNGWKFVELGITMAEIDQIYPTYLDGEVILIVKHKNAMWSFKKLIWVQQSTWEILRDKTKLWCLEIIEKAKTQPPVRPKFNGAVKIQHGHIGKLQAKKVKGRGMEQLINLSNQFTELRSGLLAKKQLFSQFVLKKHPKINTLYASKVHGQCTLGCRINRLSTAVKSELLKNLAKPNVIDQVLVFENVKAQLTGTLPCPKSAVLLKSVTVSNRINGITFASLQNDLLKVSGDQEVTGHHIYNSLSVSNVLVPLGIATQLTHQEINAISIKANNLYLVQGGILLPLNGPPVTINDTKTVSKVKVTGPVHLRGKLNGDGVKDLKPVTWIEKPLILRGNYSLRKVTVTNQAKASDLLLDRKRSLTQIRSEALRLDESVPVHLKLSKLRTTWTKITADITADWVTALSDKSITNHVKNITGTKRSPNDVIITSLSYDALPLPKFQSSFCALEATIANIETWSVEVDEASAKTLKAVQIFGASTLSSTIMDTATITTANKLNLASKIFSGTVEVHQALLDDIAGIDFQRLWVAMNAWRNPGTINGVVNASNLDIKHLLAAKGFVPPSITNAKNFISKGNIYFETLNQENISALAQNIVKLDETASLTNIAFAGGLVARTFKTLVAPIDLSGTRNMGTKIIAGSLKSANLILPYSFTYSSSNTPTNLIVKGSITFAVEPKIQSINGLTLQKLFDNIWFINKPCILSNALFDLRHAVFKGPVQILGWLNTQNYGPWNQISKWLLSRTRSQEIYENVYLKKAKIPNIICTKGLSLLASASFLAELVEHSLKRDSSQTVSNAMHFQTLIVLDDLNTQSKINGKDLSIDIVRFDVKENIITGKKTVLSLHAENFNGGFNFGSWQTNTLSVLNNGKPIIVRGLKTFANITLLKPLQVDGMVNGCAMKKYLLKSISQQVGGTKKIHGTIITSKIVIDGQVNDIDLSSLVKHQLKKNKQVQIIKSQIIMKGDVTIMGHAAVNRLFHGVELKNLDRLTLDLELVSARMVELSYVAKQIHISLSRRAWYCDKLELIKVNSTALTSGSSIFHAVLFEGLGNCLFKIGVLTCDGETVQLLTFPPNSSRVLFSQVFQLEGIPLVVVATSDPNGGVWIYTYEHVEKKFRQVAGFNLPGATQASAIVSSGSLWLAVQLTWDTIILRYDTWGQFEEYTLPGSEFLLMEVAPTGEPLIFQSDGVWKLGGLSGPRQLIATQLNGKIGTYRDDNDYYVQVIRNSNARLLKTRYVGN
- the LOC124184235 gene encoding uncharacterized protein LOC124184235 isoform X2, translated to MPKYWILFAIVICIIKSSSAFEIKGLQNDLLLVENFFQKLTTDHGSILPGQDLTKAFDAKIAKFLQMTQRPLGWRHRRHLDGHVARLNNGIGVLKGFSGIFEDPFPNSLAISIFAYYNGNELQWFTVTLDASLISLYRYNGNQFEKACYYLLTGGSHLIADCSEFGCVFVIGKIDGSVTILRLQREVHKYILHPVQDLEGLGDVRLSIWHGMNQMFLGIASNANVSIYQWLGEHFDSIQVLNYGTGKLTPFKIGGSMYLTITGTQTTTVLKFILQSNVFVLTQRLPPANDAESFYMEKGHQREHYLALSNQDSTIMYKFVHDHFVPFQNIENADWISSITTKETVVLLALKRGLLKIYQYNGWKFVELGITMAEIDQIYPTYLDGEVILIVKHKNAMWSFKKLIWVQQSTWEILRDKTKLWCLEIIEKAKTQPPVRPKFNGAVKIQHGHIGKLQAKKVKGMEQLINLSNQFTELRSGLLAKKQLFSQFVLKKHPKINTLYASKVHGQCTLGCRINRLSTAVKSELLKNLAKPNVIDQVLVFENVKAQLTGTLPCPKSAVLLKSVTVSNRINGITFASLQNDLLKVSGDQEVTGHHIYNSLSVSNVLVPLGIATQLTHQEINAISIKANNLYLVQGGILLPLNGPPVTINDTKTVSKVKVTGPVHLRGKLNGDGVKDLKPVTWIEKPLILRGNYSLRKVTVTNQAKASDLLLDRKRSLTQIRSEALRLDESVPVHLKLSKLRTTWTKITADITADWVTALSDKSITNHVKNITGTKRSPNDVIITSLSYDALPLPKFQSSFCALEATIANIETWSVEVDEASAKTLKAVQIFGASTLSSTIMDTATITTANKLNLASKIFSGTVEVHQALLDDIAGIDFQRLWVAMNAWRNPGTINGVVNASNLDIKHLLAAKGFVPPSITNAKNFISKGNIYFETLNQENISALAQNIVKLDETASLTNIAFAGGLVARTFKTLVAPIDLSGTRNMGTKIIAGSLKSANLILPYSFTYSSSNTPTNLIVKGSITFAVEPKIQSINGLTLQKLFDNIWFINKPCILSNALFDLRHAVFKGPVQILGWLNTQNYGPWNQISKWLLSRTRSQEIYENVYLKKAKIPNIICTKGLSLLASASFLAELVEHSLKRDSSQTVSNAMHFQTLIVLDDLNTQSKINGKDLSIDIVRFDVKENIITGKKTVLSLHAENFNGGFNFGSWQTNTLSVLNNGKPIIVRGLKTFANITLLKPLQVDGMVNGCAMKKYLLKSISQQVGGTKKIHGTIITSKIVIDGQVNDIDLSSLVKHQLKKNKQVQIIKSQIIMKGDVTIMGHAAVNRLFHGVELKNLDRLTLDLELVSARMVELSYVAKQIHISLSRRAWYCDKLELIKVNSTALTSGSSIFHAVLFEGLGNCLFKIGVLTCDGETVQLLTFPPNSSRVLFSQVFQLEGIPLVVVATSDPNGGVWIYTYEHVEKKFRQVAGFNLPGATQASAIVSSGSLWLAVQLTWDTIILRYDTWGQFEEYTLPGSEFLLMEVAPTGEPLIFQSDGVWKLGGLSGPRQLIATQLNGKIGTYRDDNDYYVQVIRNSNARLLKTRYVGN
- the LOC124184235 gene encoding uncharacterized protein LOC124184235 isoform X3: MPKYWILFAIVICIIKSSSAFEIKGLQNDLLLVENFFQKLTTDHGSILPGQDLTKAFDAKIAKFLQMTQRPLGWRHRRHLDGHVARLNNGIGVLKGFSGIFEDPFPNSLAISIFAYYNGNELQWFTVTLDASLISLYRYNGNQFEKACYYLLTGGSHLIADCSEFGCVFVIGKIDGSVTILRLQREVHKYILHPVQDLEGLGDVRLSIWHGMNQMFLGIASNANVSIYQWLGEHFDSIQVLNYGTGKLTPFKIGGSMYLTITGTQTTTVLKFILQSNVFVLTQRLPPANDAESFYMEKGHQREHYLALSNQDSTIMYKFVHDHFVPFQNIENADWISSITTKETVVLLALKRGLLKIYQYNGWKFVELGITMAEIDQIYPTYLDGEVILIVKHKNAMWSFKKLIWVQQSTWEILRDKTKLWCLEIIEKAKTQPPVRPKFNGAVKIQHGHIGKLQAKKVKGRGMEQLINLSNQFTELRSGLLAKKQLFSQFVLKKHPKINTLYASKVHGQCTLGCRINRLSTAVKSELLKNLAKPNVIDQVLVFENVKAQLTGTLPCPKSAVLLKSVTVSNRINGITFASLQNDLLKVSGDQEVTGHHIYNSLSVSNVLVPLGIATQLTHQEINAISIKANNLYLVQGGILLPLNGPPVTINDTKTVSKVKVTGPVHLRGKLNGDGVKDLKPVTWIEKPLILRGNYSLRKVTVTNQAKASDLLLDRKRSLTQIRSEALRLDESVPVHLKLSKLRTTWTKITADITADWVTALSDKSITNHVKNITGTKRSPNDVIITSLSYDALPLPKFQSSFCALEATIANIETWSVEVDEASAKTLKAVQIFGASTLSSTIMDTATITTANKLNLASKIFSGTVEVHQALLDDIAGIDFQRLWVAMNAWRNPGTINGVVNASNLDIKHLLAAKGFVPPSITNAKNFISKGNIYFETLNQENISALAQNIVKLDETASLTNIAFAGGLVARTFKTLVAPIDLSGTRNMGTKIIAGSLKSANLILPYSFTYSSSNTPTNLIVKGSITFAVEPKIQSINGLTLQKLFDNIWFINKPCILSNALFDLRHAVFKGPVQILGWLNTQNYGPWNQISKWLLSRTRSQEIYENVYLKKAKIPNIICTKGLSLLASASFLAELVEHSLKRDSSQTVSNAMHFQTLIVLDDLNTQSKINGKDLSIDIVRFDVKENIITGKKTVLSLHAENFNGGFNFGSWQTNTLSVLNNGKPIIVRGLKTFANITLLKPLQVDGMVNGCAMKKYLLKSISQQVGGTKKIHGTIITSKIVIDGQVNDIDLSSLVKHQLKKNKQVQIIKSQIIMKGDVTIMGHAAVNRLFHGVELKNLDRLTLDLELVSARMVELSYVAKQIHISLSRRAWYCDKLELIKVNSTALTSGSSIFHAVLFEGLGNCLFKIGVLTCDGETVQLLTFPPNSSRVLFSQVFQLEGIPLVVVATSDPNGGVWIYTYEHVEKKFRQVAGFNLPGATQASAIVSSGSLWLAVQLTWDTIILRYDTWGQFEEYTLPGSEFLLMEVAPTGEPLIFQSDGVWKLGGLSGPRQLIATQLNGKIDWG